The following proteins are encoded in a genomic region of Papaver somniferum cultivar HN1 unplaced genomic scaffold, ASM357369v1 unplaced-scaffold_10, whole genome shotgun sequence:
- the LOC113326606 gene encoding premnaspirodiene oxygenase-like: MDLQFSSTMLLLVFLVPFLFMVWMNTKMSTKQKLPPGPRKLPLVGNLHNMLGLTHQTLRYLSNKYGPLLHLQLGEFSVVFVSSPRVAKQIMNTHDLVFADRPEFFAGKITGYDSSGISLSPYGEYYKQVRMISTMEILSAKKVRSFRSLREEEVSNMIQAISLKSGSPINLSEKLTSLSNDIVSRAAFGNKCKNKEMLVSALQEAASLADLTFEDLFPSLKLLHFIGGMKEKLTRIHKKIDTILEEMIEEHKRDRSLRYLEEDFVDVLLRVQDSGELKVPLTTDNIKAVIADIFAGGTESTGTTIEWAMSELLKNPCMMEKVQTEVRQVFDGKKQHDETDIAKLEYLKLVVKETMRLHPPAPLLVPRECRERCEIDGYDIPAKTKVVVNAWAIARDPEYWNDADEFQPERFRGNSVDYKGTNFEYIPFGAGRRICPGISFGVAVVELTLAQLLYHFDSKLSGEGKPEDLDMTELYGITVRRKYDLVAIPIPYVPS, encoded by the exons ATGGATCTACAATTCTCATCAACTATGCttcttttagttttcttagttccTTTTTTGTTCATGGTTTGGATGAACACAAAAATGTCAACCAAGCAGAAACTGCCTCCGGGGCCAAGAAAACTACCTCTCGTAggaaatttgcataacatgttaggCTTGACGCACCAGACACTCAGATATTTGTCCAATAAATATGGACCCCTGTTGCACTTACAACTTGGTGAATTTTCTGTTGTCTTTGTCTCTTCACCAAGAGTTGCGAAACAGATAATGAACACCCACGACTTGGTTTTTGCAGATAGACCGGAATTTTTTGCTGGAAAAATTACTGGATATGATTCTAGTGGTATATCACTATCTCCCTATGGCGAATACTACAAGCAAGTAAGAATGATTTCTACAATGGAGATCCTTAGTGCCAAAAAGGTTCGGTCATTTAGATCACTAAGGGAGGAAGAAGTGTCAAATATGATTCAAGCGATTTCATTGAAATCCGGGTCTCCAATCAACTTGAGTGAGAAACTTACATCCTTGAGCAATGACATAGTCTCCAGGGCAGCATTCGGTAATAAATGCAAAAATAAAGAAATGCTCGTATCAGCACTGCAAGAAGCCGCTAGTTTGGCAGATCTTACCTTTGAAGATCTATTCCCATCACTGAAATTGCTTCATTTTATTGGTGGAATGAAAGAGAAACTTACGAGGATACATAAAAAGATCGACACGATTCTTGAAGAAATGATTGAGGAACACAAAAGGGATAGATCATTGAGATATTTAGAGGAAGATTTTGTTGATGTACTTCTTCGGGTTCAAGACAGTGGTGAGCTTAAGGTTCCATTGACAACCGATAATATTAAAGCAGTCATTGCG gaTATATTTGCTGGAGGAACTGAATCTACTGGCACTACAATAGAATGGGCCATGTCTGAACTGCTGAAAAATCCATGTATGATGGAGAAGGTACAAACTGAGGTGAGACAAGTCTTCGACGGGAAGAAACAACATGATGAAACGGACATTGCAAAATTGGAATACTTGAAGTTAGTAGTCAAAGAGACCATGAGACTACACCCTCCAGCTCCACTCTTAGTTCCAAGAGAATGTAGGGAGAGATGTGAGATTGATGGATATGATATCCCGGCGAAAACCAAAGTGGTTGTGAATGCATGGGCTATAGCAAGAGATCCTGAATATTGGAATGACGCTGACGAATTTCAACCAGAGAGGTTCCGTGGCAATTCAGTCGATTATAAGGGCACCAATTTTGAATATATTCCGTTTGGAGCTGGTAGGAGGATCTGTCCAGGGATTTCGTTCGGGGTAGCTGTTGTGGAACTTACACTTGCTCAATTACTGTACCACTTTGACTCGAAGCTTAGTGGAGAAGGGAAACCAGAAGATCTAGATATGACAGAGCTCTATGGTATAACAGTTAGAAGAAAATATGATTTGGTAGCTATTCCGATCCCTTATGTTCCTTCATGA